CCTGCATAAACCCAACGCATGAATTCAGTCGGCACTTGTTCATGTTCTGCTCGGTTGACTTTGGATCTTAAGGTGGATCTCTGTAAAGCTCCAACTCCTACGTTAAAAGTAAAAGATACCAAAGCATCAAATTGGTGATTATTTAGCGATACTGTAATTAGG
The sequence above is a segment of the Rickettsiales bacterium genome. Coding sequences within it:
- a CDS encoding lysozyme, with translation LITVSLNNHQFDALVSFTFNVGVGALQRSTLRSKVNRAEHEQVPTEFMRWVYAGGKRIIGLVRRRKAELELYLT